A section of the Citrus sinensis cultivar Valencia sweet orange chromosome 8, DVS_A1.0, whole genome shotgun sequence genome encodes:
- the LOC102608555 gene encoding transcription factor RAX2: MGRAPCCDKANVKKGPWSPEEDSKLKEYIEKYGTGGNWIALPQKAGLKRCGKSCRLRWLNYLRPNIKHGEFTDEEDRLICSLFASIGSRWSIIAAQLPGRTDNDIKNYWNTKLKKKLMAMAPPLSSQKKSTAPPLIPSSHHHHQALVSLLPSQPYYTPSNKSLISNSFDSFEPISSNTPLHLFDNNNLIQIQENQLFSNNNSMQGYYPMKDNFLTFGSEQSCSSSDGSCSQIKQEDIGFHQGFNYSNGFEENNQKFMLNYGSSDRGGHESLNQWSEKPNGYFGEIASDYSLEDVKQLISCSNINGCNNENNINFFSSTDQETKLQDSKVMYHYFNY, translated from the exons atggGTAGGGCTCCTTGCTGTGACAAGGCAAATGTGAAGAAGGGGCCATGGTCACCTGAAGAAGACTCAAAGCTTAAGGAGTACATAGAGAAATATGGCACTGGTGGCAACTGGATTGCTCTTCCTCAGAAAGCTG GTCTAAAGAGATGTGGGAAAAGTTGCAGACTGAGATGGCTCAACTATTTGAGGCCAAATATTAAACATGGGGAATTTACTGATGAGGAAGATAGGCTGATCTGTAGCCTCTTTGCTAGCATTGGAAGCAG ATGGTCAATTATAGCTGCTCAGCTACCGGGTAGGACTGATAATGATATCAAAAACTACTGGAACACAAAGCTCAAGAAGAAACTCATGGCCATGGCTCCTCCATTATCATCACAAAAGAAGAGCACTGCTCCACCACTGATCCCatcatctcatcatcatcaccaagCTTTAGTGTCACTACTACCATCTCAACCCTATTACACCCCTTCTAATAAATCTCTTATCAGTAActcttttgattcttttgaacccatttcatcaaacacccCATTACATCTTTTCGACAACAACAACTTGATCCAAATCCAAGAAAACCAGCTgtttagtaataataattccaTGCAGGGTTACTATCCAATGAAAGACAATTTCTTGACTTTTGGTAGCGAGCAAAGTTGCAGTTCTTCTGATGGTAGCTGCAGCCAGATCAAACAAGAAGATATTGGGTTTCATCAGGGCTTTAATTACTCGAATGGGTTTGAAGAGAATAACCAGAAGTTCATGCTCAACTATGGCAGCAGCGATAGAGGTGGTCATGAGAGTCTCAACCAGTGGAGTGAGAAGCCAAATGGGTATTTTGGGGAAATTGCATCAGACTATTCACTTGAAGATGTTAAGCAATTGATTAGCTGTAGTAACATAAATGGCTGTAACAATGAAAACAACATCAACTTCTTCAGTAGCACTGATCAAGAAACCAAGTTGCAGGACAGTAAGGTCATGTACCACTACTTCAACTACTGA
- the LOC102608264 gene encoding alpha-L-fucosidase 1 → MKKNKNNCTKPISQNLILTLLALYFIPISNSPLKKPPPLPILPLPSSPQLEWQLSSMALFLHFGPNTFTDSEWGTGRADPRVFNPTRLNASQWVHAAKSAGFNRVILTAKHHDGFCLWPSEYTDYSVKSSEWKNGTGDVVAELALAAKEAGVDLGLYLSPWDRHEPSYGKTLEYNEFYMAQMAELLTRYGEIKEVWLDGAKGEGEKDMEYFFDSWFSLIHQLQPRAVIFSDVGPDTRWIGDEAGVADSTCWSLFNRSDAKIGGTDPRYSQGGDPHGHDWVPAECDVSIRPGWFWHASEAPKSAVELLDLYYKSVGRNCLLLLNVPPNSLGLISAEDIQVLQEFSELRKSIFSYNLAENALVSASSTRGGISNSQFDPHNVMKEDIYTYWAPEENHSDWTLLINLQEPVSFNVLQVQEPIHMGQRISRFHLDILNEERKWKKVINGTTVGYQRLLQFPTVKSQQLRFVIDKSRAEPLISHLGIYMDKFSTVSSMSDSTSQTSLNGSHILQKSMSNHSEIAAI, encoded by the exons atgaagaagaacaagaacaacTGCACAAAACCCATCTCACAAAACCTCATCCTAACTCTGCTCGCACTATATTTCATCCCCATTTCCAATTCTCCCCTCAAAAAGCCACCCCCTCTTCCTATTTTGCCCCTGCCCTCGTCACCCCAGCTCGAATGGCAGCTCTCTTCAATGGCACTCTTCCTCCATTTCGGACCTAACACCTTCACGGATTCCGAGTGGGGCACGGGGAGGGCCGATCCGAGAGTCTTCAACCCGACCCGATTAAACGCCTCTCAGTGGGTCCACGCTGCTAAAAGCGCCGGCTTTAACCGCGTGATACTCACTGCTAAACACCATGATGGGTTCTGTTTGTGGCCGAGCGAGTATACGGATTACTCAGTGAAGTCCAGTGAGTGGAAAAATGGGACTGGTGATGTTGTTGCTGAGCTGGCATTGGCTGCCAAAGAGGCCGGTGTTGACCTCGGGCTGTACCTTTCGCCATGGGATCGGCATGAGCCCTCTTATGGCAAGACCTTGGAGTATAATGAGTTCTATATGGCCCAAATGGCTGAGTTGTTAACTAG GTATGGAGAGATCAAGGAGGTATGGTTGGATGGTGCAAAAGGTGAAGGGGAAAAGGACATGGAGTATTTTTTTGATTCTTGGTTTAGTCTCATTCATCAGCTCCAGCCTCGGGCTGTCATCTTTTCCGATGTTGGTCCTGACACCAGGTGGATTGGAGATGAGGCTGGTGTTGCTGACTCTACTTGCTGGTCTCTTTTCAATCGAAGTGATGCAAAAATTGGTGGTACTGACCCTCG ATACTCTCAGGGAGGCGACCCTCATGGTCATGACTGGGTACCTGCCGAATGTGATGTCTCCATCAGACCTGGTTGGTTTTGGCATGCATCAGAAGCTCCAAAGTCTGCGGTGGAGCTTCTTGATTTATACTACAAATCAGTTGGCAGAAACTGTCTTTTATTACTAAATGTGCCCCCAAATTCTTTGGGTCTCATATCAGCTGAAGATATACAAGTACTTCAAGAGTTCAGTGAGCTCCGAAAGTCCATATTCTCTTACAATCTGGCAGAGAATGCACTTGTTAGTGCCAGCAGTACAAGAGGAGGCATTAGCAACTCTCAGTTTGACCCTCATAATGTCATGAAAGAAGATATTTACACCTATTGGGCACCTGAAGAGAATCATTCGGACTGGACATTGTTGATAAACCTTCAGGAaccagtttcttttaatgtttTGCAAGTTCAGGAGCCGATTCATATGGGACAGCGTATTAGCAGGTTTCATCTTGATATCTTGAATGAAGAGAGGAAATGGAAAAAGGTGATTAATGGCACGACAGTGGGATATCAGAGACTCTTGCAATTTCCTACTGTTAAATCACAGCAGTTAAGGTTTGTCATTGATAAGTCTCGGGCAGAACCACTTATTTCTCATTTGGGAATTTACATGGATAAATTTTCTACGGTGAGCAGCATGTCTGATTCAACCTCACAAACATCCTTAAATGGTAGCCATATTCTTCAGAAAAGCATGTCCAATCATTCTGAAATAGCCGCAATATAG